Within the Littorina saxatilis isolate snail1 unplaced genomic scaffold, US_GU_Lsax_2.0 scaffold_2241, whole genome shotgun sequence genome, the region aagtggaataccgagaaggtgttgattgaaacaagtgagttagatattcgggtgcttggtcatgtaggatcttgtgcatgaaaactgatttattaaataaaagctgttgtttaagttgaggtatattgagggctgtcagttttgcgtcagtagttagtgatgggtcaggcagaatgagtttagctgacctacgatgacgagaatttatagttttgaataatgcatcactacagccatcccagatgacagaggcataatcaatgtgaggtttgatgtgggcgttgtagaacatttttcgggcgtctaaagttatgactgactgaagttttgaaagtaggaatacatttcttgaaacgcgtttacacagatgttcaatgtgggaatgccacctaagcttatcatcgataatcaCGCCTAGCAGTTTGTGTTCGCTAACCTTTTCTATTGAGTTTCCGTTGATGGTGAGATCTAGTGAGAGGGGGGACAACTGATGCTTCTGGCGCGTTGTAATTACCATTGATTTAGATTTCAGAGGGTTTAGGACCATGTTGTTTTCAGAGCACCATTGTGAGATGTCTCTAAGGGTGTGCTGAAGAGATTGTTGAATATTTTCAAGACGTCTATTTTGTGTCCGTAGTGTTGTGTCATCAGCGAGCATGTGGCACTCTACTGAGTTGTCAGAGAAGTGAAGTGGAaggtcattaacgtaaatacagaaaagaataggacctaagacagagccctggggtactccatataacacggactcctctcttgagtacgcaccatgtacatagacttgttgcgatcggttttcaaggaaagactgaaagaaagacagagagtcagatccATTGAGATATAGTGATAATTTGTTGAGGAGAATTTTATGATCAACGAGGTCAAAGGCCTTAGAAAAATCTAAGTATACGACCCCAGAGAGCTGGGAGGAATTTATGGCTGACAGACATTTGTCTGTCAAAAGCGAGAGCGCAGTAGAACATGAGTGGTTACTGCGGAAACCAGACTGCAAGGGGTGGAAAAGGGCCAAACGGTCCATGTATTTTGTGAGATTAATGTGAATATGTCTTTCAAGAAGCTTTGATAGTACTGAGAGTAAGGAAATAGGGCGGTAGTTGCTAATATCAGaagtgtttttggatttggggAGAGGAATAACTTTAGCTTTCTTTAGTGCTTGCGGAAAGGTGTTGCGCTGAATGCAGAGATTAAAGATATATGTGAGAGAGTCAACTGTGTAAGGAAGGGAGAGTTTTAATAAGTGGTTGCTGATTTCATCAGGTCctgaagattttttgttctgaagttgTGAAATCAGTCGTCCTAATTCGTGCACTGCAATGGGTGGGATTTGAAAGGGTGCTTTATTCGCCgtcttttgtttgcagtagagggATAGATTGTCAGAGTTGTTGGGAGAGGCATTGTCAGGGTTGCTAAGAGAGGTAGCTACAGACGAAAAGTGAGAGTTAAAGATGTCTGGCGTTAAGTGACGGGGGATCTGGGTGGAGTTAGAGGTGGAACCTCTGATGAGTGAATTTAGTGCACGCCAGATCTGCGAGATATCCCGGTTATTCTCAACGAGTTTATTAAAGTAAGCTTTCTTTGAGTCACGAACCATGTTTTTTAACCTATTTCTAGCTGTTTTATAATCTTGGAACTGTTTAGCTTTTTTTAACAGGTCACGCTGATCCATGGCTTCAGTTATTTTATTGGACATCCAGGGTGGAAGTTTAGGATGTTTTACTCTCATTTTCTTTATAGGTGCGTGCTTGTTTATTATAGGTAGTAGGGTGTCATACCAACATTCTAATGCTTGatcagggagagggagagagggggttaCCAATGAGCAAGGTCTCTGTTTACAAAAtccagagagaggaagagagagggagggagagagagaaagaggggagggagagagagagagagggagagagagagagagagagagagagagagagaaatagcgagagagagagagagcgcgagagagagagagagagagagagagagagagagagagagagagagagagagagagagagagagagagagagagagagagagagagagagagagagagagagagagagagagattaacgaGGGATGTTTATGTATTTAGGTTCAGACGCTGCTGATAACACCCAGGACTTATTACCGGTGGCTGCGTCCTCTCAGGCTTCAAATCAAAGCACTCAATCTCAGGCCATTGACGTGTCGCGGTACAGAATTGACCCTTCAACCAACCCAGGCAATTCAGAACGCATTCCCGCCACTTTGGTCGAGGGATCAAGCCGCGCCTCCCCCATTGATGTGAAGCCATCTGCCGACGTCGCCTGTACCTCAGTTGATGTCAATGTTGACTGCACCAACATCGCAGGTCAAGAGAAATCGAAAAGTGTGTCCAATAGCCAAGACAAGAGTGCCAGCAAAGGAGACAATGACACAGTAAAAGAACCAAAAGATAATGGTTCTTCAAATGGGAACCATGGTATCGCAAAAGGCAAGACAGACAACTCTGCCTCCAAAGCAGACAATGGTACTCCAACAGACACAGATGTATCAAATGACACAAGAGACAACGGTACCTCAAAAGACAAAAATGGTACCGCAAAAGGCACACAAGTATCCCCTTCTTCCGAACAGAAATCCCCGATTTACAATAACGACATCAGCCCTGCTTGCATCTCAAGACCTGAGGAACCCAAAGCACAGCCCAAAGTGTCCACTACTGCCCAAAATAAACCCCCGATGTACAAGAATGACACCAGCCCTCCTTGCACCGCAAGACCCACAGAACCCCAAGCTCAGCCTAAAGTTAATGATTACGCTAATGAGGAGCCAGTCTATACCGAAATTGATGATCCCCTGCCTGCACCAGCACTGAAGAAAAAGCAAGGCAAAGTGGAAGCACTGTACGCTGTCAGTCCCTGCTATGGCACCCCTAGGTACACAGATTCGAAATCCCCTGGACATGTGAAATATCAAGAACCCTGGAAGTTGACGATAATGAAAAGCGACACTGCGACGAACAGAGACAGTTCAAAAGGTaagttactttttttgtttctctgtttcatAGATGCAGTGAATGCATGTATACATTTTGTTGCATtcctcacagacacacacagagtgattTTGGATAGATCGGATCATAAAGAAACGATATTAAAACATAAAACGATAAAACTCCATcctgtttttttgtatttttttagcAAAACGTGTTGAAATACAATCGCCATATCATGTGTCAGGTCCAAATAAACAGCAATTGAAATCATCGAATATGTATAAGTTCAGGACTGGTCTGGAAAATCAGCACATAAACTCTATTTCAATATCCGGCCATAGACTTGTTATTGTAGATGCAATACATAAATGTAAGAAGAAATCAATAGCAAACTGAGTTATATCATTTTATTAAATACATTGATCACAAATATAGCAAAGCCTGTAACTGTAACACTATTTTAACAATCCAAACATTATTCTATGAGCAACTGTTTATCAAAATCGTATTTTACATTTCTGAAAATATGTGTACATCAGACAACGTTGTAAACAGGATACCAGCCGATGCTCGActatgtatctgtttccgtccttgTCGGTGAATGTGTTCCTGACCTGTCAAATAGGCGTTTGTTCCGTTTTGTTATGTATCATTTCTGATAAATCGTACTTCAAACTAATAATACTTTTGGCAACATGTAGTTAGTGTGGACATTGTTCTTATCAAAAGTGCTTTGTGCGAATATGCCATTTTCTCCACATAGTAAGTGGTGATACTTCCTTGTATGATTTAAGTCTCCTACAATAAGCCAACTCTTTCTACATTGATTTTGCTTCTGTCATCGAAGATATGAACAAATTCGAAATTAAGAAAACACAGATTTAGAGAACAAAATGGAGCAAACTGCAAAACAATTGCATTAGCTAccaaaagcaaaaaacaacaaaggcAGAAAACAACAATGGTTAGTTATcagaacgtttaatttatgagaAAACATAACATTACAATCACGGTACTTTGACTAATTGCTCTTAAAATGTACACACGGGCAAACATTTATGACACAGATAATATACTTagcaaaaataacaaacaaacaaacaaacaaaacaagaaaaaaacaattcttcaCGGATGCATAGCCAATTTGTCCTGATCACGTCCGTTTCCTAAACACAAGGTTTATCTCTAACCAAAAAGCACACTAAGCATTCCAAATATTTATTCTACAGTGACAATAACATAATCTGTGTTCGTCGCGaaataaccttcgtggttgaaaacgacgttaaacaccaaataaagaaagaaagataatcTGTGTGCAGGTGGTGACTTATCTACCTCAACACGATTTCTTCAACTCCCAACTCAAAGGGTACGTGCAAACCTCGGTGCCCTTGTGCAgtcatgtgtgcgtgtgtgcgtgtgtgtgtgtgtgtgtgtgtgtgtgtgtgtgtgtgtgtgtgtgtgtgtgtgtgtgtgtgtgtgtgtgcgtgtgtgtgtgaatgtgtgtgtggcatCCATTGTGTCGCTAAACCTTCGTGTTTAGGttattgtgtctttgtgtctctgcctctatgtctgtcagtctctctctctctctctctctctctctctctctctctctctctctctctctctctctctctctctctctctctctctctctctctttctctctatctctctctatatctctctctctttctctctctctctcagtctctctatctctctctctctctttctctctctctttctctctctctctcagtctctctctctctttctctctctctttctctatctctctctcttttctctctctctctctctctctctctctctctctctttctctctctctctctctttctctctctttcagtatATTAACACTCGCAATATCTTCCCTGTCACAGGCTATTTTGGCACCAGGAAGTGATGGCGACACATACGATATTGCGTGCGAACAACGGCCGCCATCGGACCGTGATGATACTTACAGTCACATCGACTAAGCAAGAGGCACTTGACAAGTAACACCATTCAGCTATGCTGCAAGAGTCTGATTATGTGCAGAAAGCCTCGCTGTACTTTATTAAATTCTGCCGTAAATAAGCAATACATTACCCTGCTTGTTCACTCAACATCCGTACATAAAACAGGgtgcatttacacacacaaaatccccaTACAAGATGTGTGTAATGCTATAGAACATGTTGCAGCGTGCTTCAAGTCGTCTGATGCCAGGGGACACTTGAATGCAGTAATTAAATAATATATTCATAGAGTTCTTTTGCATGCGATTTTAGCGCATTTTGCGTTAAATATTTATCAACAAATATGGACATCGTgagtttttgttattgttagttGTCATGCCGCACAAAAAAACAACTGGGACACAATGATTACAACGTCAAAGGTAGTAGTCCTGGGCTGGGATTGGAGCCGTATTGTgcgaccccccccctccccccctcctccaaaaaaaagacaaaaagaaaaagaaaagaagaaaacaaatcacgACTGTGAAACGTTGATTAAAACGTCTTTTAGATTAGGTAATGTTCTTTTCATGGATTTATGTCATCGTTTTCCTCCGTCATTTTGCAATTGTGGACGTTACTGGTGAGAAGATAGGAATAGGACGAATGCTATTTCTGCAAAACTGCTGTACAAACGGAAAAGTGACAGTATTACCACACATTAGTTCCTCTCATTTTTCCTCTCAAGAGTGTTTGACTACTTCTCGCCTTGAACATTTTCCTCCGAGACGCAAGCAATGTCGACATCAACCCCACCATATAAAGTGCAGCATTTCACACTTCCTGAAGCTGTAGGGGATCGGGCACACAAGAAACTGTGCTTTCTGTACAGACCAGTTTGCTGGA harbors:
- the LOC138954452 gene encoding uncharacterized protein codes for the protein MFMYLGSDAADNTQDLLPVAASSQASNQSTQSQAIDVSRYRIDPSTNPGNSERIPATLVEGSSRASPIDVKPSADVACTSVDVNVDCTNIAGQEKSKSVSNSQDKSASKGDNDTVKEPKDNGSSNGNHGIAKGKTDNSASKADNGTPTDTDVSNDTRDNGTSKDKNGTAKGTQVSPSSEQKSPIYNNDISPACISRPEEPKAQPKVSTTAQNKPPMYKNDTSPPCTARPTEPQAQPKVNDYANEEPVYTEIDDPLPAPALKKKQGKVEALYAVSPCYGTPRYTDSKSPGHVKYQEPWKLTIMKSDTATNRDSSKGGDLSTSTRFLQLPTQRVRANLGALVQSCAILAPGSDGDTYDIACEQRPPSDRDDTYSHID